The sequence below is a genomic window from Deltaproteobacteria bacterium.
TTCCTCAATGCGAGCCATCCCCTGTCTCGGTTAGCCAACGTAGTGAACTGGGGACAATTTGAGCGACAATTTGGCAAGTTGTATGCTGTCGAGATGGGACGCCCCGCGCTCCCAACGCGATTGCTCGTCGGTCTGCACTATTTGAAATACCTCTATAATGTGAGTGATGAGGTAGTGGTGGCGAGTTGGGTGGAGAATCCGTACTGGCAGTATTTTTGTGGGGAAGCCTATTTTATGCACGAGTGGCCGTGTGATCCGACGAGTTTAGTGAAGTGGCGCCAGCGCGTGGGAGTCGAGGGCAGCGAGAAGGTGCTCAAAGAATCCTTAGCGGCCGCGCAACGGGAAGCCCTGCTCCCGGCGGCAGAGCTCAAACGGGTCAATGTGGACACGACGGTGCAGGAGAAGGCGATCGCGTTTCCGACCGATGCGCGGTTGTATCACAAGGCGCGGCAAGCCCTAGTCCGGGTGGCGCGGTGTTGTAACTTTAAGTTACGCCAAAGCTATGTACGGCTGAGCAAGCGGGCCTTAGTGAATCAAGGGCGCTATGGTGCTGCGCGGCAACGCAAACGCGCCCGACGAGAAACCCGCAAACTGCGCACGTATTTGGGGCGGGTGCTGCGCAATGTGGAACGGGGGAAGTTAAAGCTCGCACCCAAACAGGAACAAGTCGTGAGTGTCGCCCAGCGGATCTTCACGCAGCAACGCACGGATCATGGCAAGGTCTACAGCGTGCATGCTCCAGAGGT
It includes:
- a CDS encoding IS5 family transposase gives rise to the protein MKWRKPKNRVARPGDVLLKDFLNASHPLSRLANVVNWGQFERQFGKLYAVEMGRPALPTRLLVGLHYLKYLYNVSDEVVVASWVENPYWQYFCGEAYFMHEWPCDPTSLVKWRQRVGVEGSEKVLKESLAAAQREALLPAAELKRVNVDTTVQEKAIAFPTDARLYHKARQALVRVARCCNFKLRQSYVRLSKRALVNQGRYGAARQRKRARRETRKLRTYLGRVLRNVERGKLKLAPKQEQVVSVAQRIFTQQRTDHGKVYSVHAPEVECIAKGKAQKHYEFGCKVPIVTTSQNNWIVGIDAVHDNPYDGATLKPALAQVKRLTGTRPEEVFVDKGFRGQRYHPKGVAVYITGWRNLTPLLSKLLNRRSAIEPVIGHTKHDHGMNRNYLLGKVGDRINTLLSGAAWNLKKLWRHFVAHPLPVPVT